The nucleotide sequence GGTAGGCAGATTAGAATCAGAAGCAAATTTGCACCGAccgaggagaagagcgaAGCTAgggagaaggatgaggaacAGGCCAGCAACAATGCCACTGTACGGAGGAACAGTATTTTATCTCATTCAGATAGGGCGAGTAGCTCGGATACCACAGTGGCCGCAGCATGATACTGGAGGTCACATCAAAGAAACATGTGAGCTTTTGATCGACGTTGATGGATAATTCTTGGACAATTTATAGGCAGGCCCAGAATAATACTACGAATCCAAATTAATCTCCGACATTTAGATAACGTGATGACAGTGTGAGAGAGAAAACCCTTTTAGCTGTGTGTATGAATCTTTTTGGTACACCAAGTATCGGAATATGCATTTGCCGCCTTTTCACACGATTGTGCAGGATAAAATGCATGAAGCTACCTATGTAATCATGATGATTATGTGAGCATCCATCCCCTCTTAAGCCCGAAGCTTCTTTGTGTCGATCCTCAACCACCTGCATTGTGAACCGTCCGTCTTTCAAACTTTAACAGTCACCATGGGGCGGACAGTAATTGCATTCGACCTCTACGGTACTATTCTCTCCACCGGATCGATAGCAGGAGAGCTGGCAGAACTATACGGGCAAGATAACGCTCAGTCAATTGCCGCTCTAGCAAGGCGATATCAGCTTGAGTCAACATGGCGCGTGACCAGCATGGGTAAGTTGAGACAAGCCAAAAAAGGAAGCCATCGCTAATGATATATGAAGGCACTTATCGCACATTTAGTGACTTGACGAGATGGTCGTTTCGGCAAGCTACGAAAGagattggtgttgagctcACTCCGGAGCAGGAAGAGCGTATCATGGATGCATATAACGGCCTCGACACATTCCCAGATGTGGATAGAGCACTTGAAAAACTGGCAGAACATGCATCTATCGATCCATACATCTTCTCAAACGGAACCAAGGCCATGATGACATCGTCACTCGATACATGCCCAACTTTGTCAAGAGTGAGCAACATATTTCCCCATGAGAAAGTTGTCAGTATCGATCCTCTCAAAGTGTTCAAGCCGCATCCTCGTACGTATGAGTTCATGGCTGAGACAGCGGGGATGAAGTCTCAGCTTGATAGGGTATGGTTGGTAAGCTCAAACCCATTCGACATCACTGGTGCTGTATCTTTTGGATTCAAGAGTGCATGGATCGACCGTGAAGGCAAGGGCTGGACTGATACACTGGGATGTTCACTGGGGCTTCAGCCAACAGTGATAGCATCTGGCGTGGATGAAGCGGTGCAGGTAATCTTGCGTCAGTCGCAGGAACTTGAGTAGGGCGATGGTGATTTCTTATGCCGAATCATTATGACTCCCCTATTATAATTCCTATCATCCATCAATTTATACATGAGTTCTCGGATATGATGCGAGACTATTCGATCATAGATAGCTATTCTGTCAGCATTGAAGTGATGGGTTTGGTGACTGCAACTTGAGAGATCGACGAGGTAACTGCTGACTGCAGTGTTGAACTTCTTCATGGGTGTGTTCAGCCAAGTGAATTCGCAAGAAGCTAATGGTTCTgtagtaaaaagaaaaaaagaaaaaaaaagaaaccatATCCAATAGAGGAACCAATTGGGAGTATATCAAGTTTATCATCAGCTGAGAGTAGATATTGGGCTGAGATAATTTCGACTACCCGTGATAACCTTCCAACACTtgtaatttctttatatacGAGAACCGAAGCGGGTGACTTGATGACTTAGGATTATCGAAAGTGCAATATCGGTTAGCCGTGGAATCTGATCAATGATATCTACAAGTACGAACCCAGATACTTTGGGACCTTTGTTTCCTCAGGGCTGAACTGCCGAAGTCTTAAGTACCGTTGCCGTGTAAACATCCAATGTCCACGGGTCTCCGCCTATCTCACCTACCTAAGTACCAAGCGTTCTAGCATTCCCATCTCGTGGATCAACCgtagctacctacctacctagtaggCACCTATGCTCGCACCTAGAGCTCCGATCCTATTCGCAGCTTCTATCTCAATCCCTTACAAACAAGATTCCGTCTGGACCTACTGGGACATTCCCTTCACCAACGGCGCAGATGACAGTTGACAGCCCACTTTAGCGTGATCCTAGCTGCATATCCCCTGTAGGCCCCTGTAACCCCGGACCATGCCAGCCCGCTTGTCAGCTGGCGACCCTTAAATCTTGGAATTCCCTAAGCCGTTGCTGTGCCGATAGCTCCACTCCATGGGATTGTTTGGTGACAGCAACCTGACGAcgatcatccatccatctttcTACTTCTTTAGACTGTTGCTTGGGCTCGGTGACTCTCGGCGGTGTGACTGCGATAATCAGTTTCCATTCTTCTATTCTTCCTGTCACCTTCATCAAATGTTTTCTTAAAcactctttttttaaaaagcacCAGCCGCAATCGCATCAAGTCGATACTCTTCAGCCTTTCCATCTTTACCGTCTCCGGCATAACGTTCATTATTGTTCCCCCACGCACAGATACACGATGGAGTCTCTTCTGTCTCTCGCCTTCGACAACCTTTCCTCGTATGACGGACCAAAAGTCCGTAAGGGCCTTCGCCAGGTCGAAGGCCTTCTAGCTCAGATCTGTCTCTCTAAAGCAAACTCTCGAAACGACCGTGCACATCGAAACCGGGATACCGATGACGATGGGAGTGAAGGATCAACACCCTCTCAAAAGGATCTTTCCCAACTTTCCCGCGACCCGGCATTTCGAGAGTTTTTCAAATTGCAGGAGGGATTCGAATGGAACGTTGCGATGCGCCTTATCAGCACTCTCGATCGACTTATGGCCAAGGGAGGTGATGGCGGAAACGACCTGTTAATTCTGAGTGCCCTCGACCTCATACAAGGAGTCTTGTTGTTACACCCTCCCAGCAAGTCTCTCTTTGCCCGAGAACAGAATATGAACGTATGTATACAATGGCTAAGTCCATAAATACCACAAAACTAACACCTTGCAgctcctccttgaccttctcgagcCCTTTAACTGCCCTGCGATCCAATCTGCGACTCTCCTCACACTCGTCACTGCTCTAATCGAGACCCCAATCAACACCCGTACctttgagagccttgacGGCCTTCTCACTGTTACCTCTCTCTTCAAGTCGCGATCCACCGCCCGTGAGGTCAAGCTGAAGCTCGTTGAGTTCCTCTACTTCTACCTCATGCCTGAGATTCCTTCGATTCCCCGAGCCGATCAGCGCGATAGTGTTCCCGCTATGCTTCAGCGAAGTCCTAGCAAACTCGCAGGTGCCTTCAATGCCGACCCACTTCGCAAGCGTTCCGGCTCTGATCCTGAAGGTGACATCTATCTCACCACggaggagaagcaggagcTGCTTAGCCAGCATCTGAGCAGCGTAGAggatcttgtcaaagacCTCCAAAACTGCGCACCTTTTGGCGGTGTTGTCTGCTAAATGCCGGTGCAAAGACTGAAGTTGTGGTTTAGACTGTTTTCGTATTTCCAGTTACATCTCATTCAACGGCGTTGTAATGACTATTAGGTGGTGCccttatactttactttatgtTTTGGCGCGGAGTTCTGAGGGATAACTTCGGTGCACATAATCGTTTGCTTGTCGCACCGGGACTGCTGAATATTTGGATCATCCCTTTACATGAATGGTCTGGCTAGGCGTTTATAAGTAACAGAAACGAATAGAACGCAACGCATTTCTCCTTTGAATTATTGCTTTTGCTTCGTTGCGACATCCCCGGCTACACTCTGTGGAGGAGTGGGAACGATTGACAAGGGACGGTCTGGTGTCATGGCTGAGTCGTCACCGTACAGTTCGAACCGACCGTCTATTGTTTCAGAAAGGGGTGTCTGGTATATGCTCGGGCTTGACATGGGTGATAGAAGATCGCTGCCGTCTCTATTCGCAGAGTCGATCTCCACGGGCGCGGCGATGTCTCCAGGGGATTGTGCATGCATCGGCACAGCAGCAGTTCTTCCAGGTGAGGTGACCCGTGAGCTTGCTTGCTCAGTATATGGTCCTGCTGCTGGGTCTGGTCCAAAGTAGTCCCGAGTCAAGCCTGACCGGGCATGGCTCCCGGATATATCTGTCATGGCATCTCGAGGGGGCGCACTGCCGTCTCCTTCGCCAGATgctgatggccttgatgcaGTGCGCTGGCGTCGCTGGCGTCGCTTGCGTAGACACATCCAAGTTAGCCCACCAACAATGATACTGGCTCCCACAACGACACCAACGCCAATCCCTGCCTTTGCACCATCTGACaggccgccgccgccgtcgttgtcgtcgacaATCGTGACACCACTTTCTGTTGGTATAGCTTGAGCGCAATATCCCTCGCCACTGACCTGGGTGCACTCTTGGTCGTTGTCGCAACAGCCTGCACCGTCGGAGCATTTATGCTGAGAGGTTGTACAGCCTGAGGGAATGGGCGACAGGAGGTCCGTTCTCGAAGCTGGTCTCGTA is from Fusarium musae strain F31 chromosome 4, whole genome shotgun sequence and encodes:
- a CDS encoding hypothetical protein (EggNog:ENOG41~antiSMASH:Cluster_4.2), producing MGRTVIAFDLYGTILSTGSIAGELAELYGQDNAQSIAALARRYQLESTWRVTSMGTYRTFSDLTRWSFRQATKEIGVELTPEQEERIMDAYNGLDTFPDVDRALEKLAEHASIDPYIFSNGTKAMMTSSLDTCPTLSRVSNIFPHEKVVSIDPLKVFKPHPRTYEFMAETAGMKSQLDRVWLVSSNPFDITGAVSFGFKSAWIDREGKGWTDTLGCSLGLQPTVIASGVDEAVQVILRQSQELE
- a CDS encoding hypothetical protein (antiSMASH:Cluster_4.2) → MESLLSLAFDNLSSYDGPKVRKGLRQVEGLLAQICLSKANSRNDRAHRNRDTDDDGSEGSTPSQKDLSQLSRDPAFREFFKLQEGFEWNVAMRLISTLDRLMAKGGDGGNDLLILSALDLIQGVLLLHPPSKSLFAREQNMNLLLDLLEPFNCPAIQSATLLTLVTALIETPINTRTFESLDGLLTVTSLFKSRSTAREVKLKLVEFLYFYLMPEIPSIPRADQRDSVPAMLQRSPSKLAGAFNADPLRKRSGSDPEGDIYLTTEEKQELLSQHLSSVEDLVKDLQNCAPFGGVVC
- a CDS encoding hypothetical protein (EggNog:ENOG41~antiSMASH:Cluster_4.2), whose amino-acid sequence is MKLLSCLVFVPLIVAHNPRQYEALQAAPGDLMPRFFIDRSFPLAKRAGDCGSDHHNCCCDNDQECTQVSGEGYCAQAIPTESGVTIVDDNDGGGGLSDGAKAGIGVGVVVGASIIVGGLTWMCLRKRRQRRQRTASRPSASGEGDGSAPPRDAMTDISGSHARSGLTRDYFGPDPAAGPYTEQASSRVTSPGRTAAVPMHAQSPGDIAAPVEIDSANRDGSDLLSPMSSPSIYQTPLSETIDGRFELYGDDSAMTPDRPLSIVPTPPQSVAGDVATKQKQ